The Thermobifida halotolerans sequence ACTCGGAGATCCCGTAGCCGGTCCTGCCCCGGTAGTCCAGCTCGACCAGGTACTCGGCCAGGCGCGCGATCTCACCGTTGCGGCGGTTGCGCAGCGGGACGACGTGGAAGACGGAGCCGGTGGCGTCCACCCGCTCGCCCGACTCGGTCCACATGGAGACCCTCATCGAGGTGGCGTAGTAGGGGGCGCCGCCGTACTCGCTCTTCACCGTGACCCTGTCGACCCGTTCCATCACGCCGTCGCGCAGCACCATGCCGTTGCCGGGCGACTGGGTGTCGCCGATCTTCTGGGTCCAGGCGACGAAGCCGTTGCGCTCGTCGACCATGCAGGAGATCCAGCGCCAGTACTGCGGCCCCTGCCACACGCGCGGGCCCCAGGAGTGGTCTCGGAAGCCCTGGCCGTCGACCTCGCGGCGCTCGCCGTCGACCTCCACCCAGCCCCGCACGGAGCAGGGGCCCTGGTAGTGGCCCACGGCGATGCTGTCCTCGGCGCCCTGGATGCCGGAGCCGTCGCCGAGCCCGTAGACCGGGATGACGTTGTCGTAGTGCAGCTCCAGCGAGACCGGGACGACCGGGCTGGTGGTGAAGGCCCGCTTGGGGTTCTCCAGGTCGGTGCCCGCCTTCAGCAGGTGGGCGGTGCTGTCGAAGGTGACCTTCATCTTCTTCAGCGGCTCGACGACCTCGAACTTCAGTCCGGCCGCCTCGAACCGGTCGTTGCTGTCGATCGGCGCGCGGTCGAAGCGGATGGCCGCTGCCCCGCCGGGCAGGTAGATCAGGACGGTGACCTCGGAGTGGCCCTCGTTGACCCGGTTGCCCATCCGGATGAGGACGGCGAAGCCCGAGTTCCCGTCCACAAAGTTGTAGTAGGCCGACTCGTTGAACTGCGGGTGGTCGGTCGGCTCGTGCATGTACTCGTCTTCGGCGAGGATCGGTGCGCTACCCATGTAGAGATTTCACCCTTAACGTTACATGTTATGCAATACCCTGTCTGATAATTTTTACGTTACACGTCACATCTTTGGGGTGGGAGACACGGGGCAGCACACCACCGCACCCCCGGCGGCCTCCGGCAGGCCGCGGCTCGGGCTGATGCTGGCCGGCGGCGGCGAAACCACCGCCGCCGACAGGCGGACCCGGCCGCACGCGCGGAGGAGGCGGGCTACGGCGGCGTCTACCCGGCCGAGGCGCGGCGGTCCGGATTCGCCGCCCCGACCGCGGCGTCCGAACGCACCAGCCGGGTCAAACTGGGGCCGCCCTCAACGCCCACGCCCGCACCCCGATGGTGGCCGGGACGAGCACGGCCGACCTCGACGAGCTCTCCGGGGGCCGCCTCGTGCCCGGGGCGGGCAGCGGCAACCGGGTGACCAACGAGAGCTGCCGGGGCCCGTGGTGCGCCCCCCGCGCGGGATGCGCGAGTACGTCGGACTGCTGCGGCTGGTCACCTCGGCCCGGCGCGGTGTGCGGTCACCGACGAGGTGGTGGACCGGCTGGCGGTGGCGGGCACGCCGCGCGAGTGTCTGCGACGGCTCTCCGAGTACGCCGACGTGGACGAGATCCTGCTGGTCAACGTGGGCTGGATGCGGTATGAGGCGGGCTCGGCCGACCGCGACGTCCGCCGCTCGCCGCTGGCCTCCTACGAACCGCTGCCGGAACTGGCTGCGGCGGGGGAGGGACCGGCCACCGGGCGCGCCCGCCTCGGCGGGCGCGCTCAGCGGCGGTCGAGACCGCACCGCTCGGCGACCCGGTAGCCGTGCGCGGCGGCCCAGAAGCGGTTCTGGAGCACGGCGCGCACGGCCGGCCGGGCGAAGAACTCCTCGGCCCACTCCCGCTGGTCGAAATAGCACTCCACGAACGCCTGGCGGGGGGTGGTGGAAAGCATCCGGGGCAGCGGCCGCTGTCCGGGCTCGTCGACCGGCTCCGTGGCCTGTTCCTGGAGCACGTGGTCGACCAGGATCTGGCGGACGCCGAAGGCCGAGGACGCCTCCTGCGCCAGGACGGCCATCCCCTCCGCGAGGTGGTGCCGGGCCTCCTCCGGGTCCGTCCCGTCGCGGCGGTCGAACTCGAAAAGGTACTTCTCCAGCGCGGTCTGCCCGCCCAGCCGGTCCAGCAGGACCTCCTCGCGCACGCGGAAGGGGCGCAGCTCGCGCAGGAAGAGGCGGTGGTCGGCCACGATGGTCTCGCGCAGTCCGTCGGCCAACTCCAGACCGCGGCCGGGTCGGAAGCGCAGCACCACGTAGCGGAAGGCGCGGGGAGGCCGCTCCCAGCCGCCGAGGAGGTCGTACTGGGCCACGGCCCGGTTGGTGTGGTAGCTGACCACCTGGTCCATCTCGCGCAGGAAGTGCCGGGCGAAGCGGGTGTGCACCCGCGTGTAGTACCGGTCGGCCTCCTCGGCCGTCACGGTCGAGGCAGGCAGGAAGTGGGAGACGGTCTTCGCCCAGCCTCCGCCGCCCGTCCGTTCGGGCCGGTCTCCCGCTTCCGGGGGGTCGCCGCCCGCTTCCACCGTCGTCGTCCGCTCCATGACCTTATTTGACCATTGACGTCATAGGTCAAACAAGAGATCATTATAGAGATTCACCTTTTACGTTAGATCCACACACAGACGATTCGCTCCCGGCCGGAAGGGGTGCCCGTGCGACCGTCACCGGACGAACTGCTGGACAGTCTCCGTCTCTCCCTCAACGAGACCCTACTGCCCAAGGTCGAGGACCGCTGGGCCCGCTACGTCGGAACCGCGATGGACCTCGTCCTGCAACACCTGAAGCTGAGGCTCGCCCACGAGGGCGACGCGCTGGCCGAGGACGACGCCGACATGCTCGCGGTCCTCGCCGCTCTGTCCGCCCGCGCCGCCGCACTGGCCGGGCAGGAGACCGGAGGCGGGGCCCCCCGGTGGGAGGAGCTGGCCGAACTGGTCGCCGGTGCCGCGCGTTCCGGGGACACCGAAGCGCGCGGCGCCACGGCACGCAACGAGGAGTTGCGCGGGGTCGTCGTCGCGGTGATGCGGTGGCTGGACGAGGCCGACAGCGCCGACCCCGCGGTACGGGAGATGAGAGACGAGGTGTACAGATTGGTACGGCGACAGGTCGACCGGACCAGACCCCTGGTGGAACCGCTGTTCATGTCGTTTCGGCCGGTGGCGTCATGAGCGCCGCGGCAGGGGAGGCGGTCGGGTTCGACCGCGACCGCGTCGGCTCCTACCTGCGTGACCGGTTGGCGGCCGACTCCCTGGAGGTCACCAAGCTCAAACGCAACGTCGGCGGCATGTCCCGGGAGACCTGGTTCGTCGAGGTCTCCGGTACGCGCGGCGGCGCCCCGTTCACCGACTCCCTGACGATCCGGGTGGACCACCCCGAGGGATCGGTGGTCCCGGTCAGCCTGGAACGGGAGTACCGCGTCTTCGCCGCGCTCACCCCCACCGAGGTTCCGGTCGCCGAGGCGCTGTGGTACGAGACGGACGGGTCCCTGATCGGGCGGGCGCCGTTCTACGTGCGCCGCACGGTGCCGGGCTCGGCGTCGGCGGGCAGGCTGTTCGCGCCGGGCAACGAGGAGACGCGCCGCAGGATCGGCCGCCACCTGGCCGAGCGGCTGGCCGCCGTGCACACTCTGGACTGGCGCGCCGCCGGGCTGGGCGACTTCATGGCGGTGCCGCAGCGCCCCGAGGACTGCGCCCTGCTGGAACTGGCCCACTACGAGGAGGCCTACCGCGCCGCCGACCCCGAGCCCATGCCCGTGGTGGAGGCCCTGTTCTCCTGGCTGAAGCGCAACGTGCCCACCGAGGTCGAGCGCGTCTGCCTGGTCTGGGGCGACGTGGGCGTGGGCAACTTCATCTACGACGAGGACCGGGTGGTGGCCCTCACCGACTGGGAGCAGGCCCACCTGGGCGACCCCATGAAGGACTGGGCGTCGGCGCTGTGGCGGGGCGCGGACGCGCTGCTGCCCCGCGAGGAGATGTTCGAGGCCTACGAGAAGGCCGGCGGCCCCAGGATCGACGAGGAGCG is a genomic window containing:
- a CDS encoding DUF7064 domain-containing protein, with the translated sequence MGSAPILAEDEYMHEPTDHPQFNESAYYNFVDGNSGFAVLIRMGNRVNEGHSEVTVLIYLPGGAAAIRFDRAPIDSNDRFEAAGLKFEVVEPLKKMKVTFDSTAHLLKAGTDLENPKRAFTTSPVVPVSLELHYDNVIPVYGLGDGSGIQGAEDSIAVGHYQGPCSVRGWVEVDGERREVDGQGFRDHSWGPRVWQGPQYWRWISCMVDERNGFVAWTQKIGDTQSPGNGMVLRDGVMERVDRVTVKSEYGGAPYYATSMRVSMWTESGERVDATGSVFHVVPLRNRRNGEIARLAEYLVELDYRGRTGYGISEYHDRIIEDIPAGISEA
- a CDS encoding phosphotransferase family protein, whose translation is MSAAAGEAVGFDRDRVGSYLRDRLAADSLEVTKLKRNVGGMSRETWFVEVSGTRGGAPFTDSLTIRVDHPEGSVVPVSLEREYRVFAALTPTEVPVAEALWYETDGSLIGRAPFYVRRTVPGSASAGRLFAPGNEETRRRIGRHLAERLAAVHTLDWRAAGLGDFMAVPQRPEDCALLELAHYEEAYRAADPEPMPVVEALFSWLKRNVPTEVERVCLVWGDVGVGNFIYDEDRVVALTDWEQAHLGDPMKDWASALWRGADALLPREEMFEAYEKAGGPRIDEERIRYYSVFIDAEYVCTSFPLLSEFGPDRVRDATFARLGMGVPYMCMDHGLRTIGY